Proteins from a genomic interval of Sporomusaceae bacterium:
- a CDS encoding coenzyme F420-0:L-glutamate ligase yields MSRTVGTTVRGIRTPIVKKGDDVVGLVVDSVLKAAGQDNFKLRDNDVIGVTESLVARSQGNYASVADIAADINLKFKGDIAVLFPILSRNRFSLILKGVAMSGKKIHLYLSYPGDEVGNHLIDVDRMDELGIDPYLDTLSEAKYRQLFGTHVPHPFTGIDYVSLYKSLAPEGRIAVHLTNQPKAALEYTKEVLVASIHDRHRIKGILRKAGAETVYGLDDILNKSMAGSGYHPDFGLLGSNKASDDTVKLFPRDCQAVVAAIQAKLRQATGRHIEVMVYGDGAFKDPQGKIWELADPVVSPGYTAGLSGMPNELKIKFIADTELRGLGTDEATAAMKEKIKAKDSDLLGKDASLGTTPRQLTDLLGSLCDLTSGSGDKGTPVVLIQGYFDNFASE; encoded by the coding sequence ATGTCTAGAACGGTGGGGACCACTGTGCGGGGAATACGGACCCCGATCGTGAAGAAGGGCGACGATGTCGTCGGCCTGGTTGTTGATTCCGTGCTGAAGGCGGCCGGGCAGGATAATTTCAAGCTCAGGGACAACGATGTGATCGGCGTGACCGAGTCGCTGGTGGCGCGCTCTCAGGGCAACTATGCTTCGGTGGCCGATATCGCCGCCGATATCAATTTGAAGTTCAAGGGCGATATCGCCGTTCTTTTCCCGATCCTGAGCCGCAACCGTTTTTCGCTGATTCTCAAGGGGGTGGCGATGAGCGGCAAGAAGATCCACCTTTATCTGAGCTACCCGGGCGACGAGGTGGGCAACCACCTTATCGACGTGGACAGGATGGATGAGCTGGGGATCGATCCGTATTTGGATACGCTTTCCGAGGCGAAGTACCGGCAGTTGTTCGGCACCCATGTCCCCCACCCTTTCACCGGCATCGATTATGTCAGTCTTTATAAGAGCCTGGCGCCCGAGGGGCGGATCGCGGTCCATCTGACCAATCAGCCCAAGGCGGCGCTCGAATATACGAAGGAGGTGCTGGTGGCGAGCATCCACGACCGGCACCGCATCAAGGGCATCTTGAGGAAGGCCGGGGCCGAGACGGTGTACGGCCTGGACGATATCCTGAACAAGTCGATGGCCGGCAGCGGCTATCACCCCGATTTCGGGCTGCTGGGCTCGAATAAGGCTTCGGATGATACGGTGAAGCTGTTCCCGCGCGACTGCCAGGCGGTGGTCGCCGCTATCCAGGCGAAACTGCGCCAGGCGACCGGCCGCCATATCGAGGTGATGGTGTACGGGGACGGCGCGTTCAAGGACCCGCAGGGCAAGATCTGGGAGCTGGCCGATCCGGTGGTGTCGCCCGGCTATACCGCCGGCTTGAGCGGGATGCCGAACGAGCTGAAGATCAAGTTCATCGCCGACACCGAGCTGCGCGGCCTGGGAACGGACGAGGCGACGGCGGCGATGAAGGAGAAGATCAAGGCCAAGGATTCGGATCTGCTGGGCAAGGACGCTTCGCTGGGGACGACGCCGCGACAGCTGACCGACCTTTTGGGCAGTCTGTGCGATCTGACGAGCGGCAGCGGCGACAAGGGGACGCCGGTGGTGCTGATCCAGGGGTATTTCGATAATTTCGCGAGCGAATAA
- a CDS encoding radical SAM protein, with product MRYARLKNEWLLRGWADEPHALLNSKNGDCRHLSAQMFLLAQACDGRTDLDAAGGFIEREVFLDKLIAAGMAEECGQGEEILPHQKFRKADNPYLRTVHWLITGLCNLKCRHCYLESPAGTYGELPLPDMLRIIGKLAEANVHQVHLTGGEPLLRPDLPDILAALADRQITVTHLSTNGVLVTDKALQGIKKLGFLPNVQISFDGCGAHDAMRGVPGAERAAVRAIRRLRQHGFAVAVATVVDLTNAGSLPETYALMTQLDIQAWRVGLPERIGNWRDSATNIGWEEVSAAYAAVAERWSADGRPFELKIGGYDCTGEREDFAAYEPESYDCMSCRLTPTLLPDGTMIPCPGYIDIIDKKKMPNILRQSFAAALSSPALRAITDIKKKDVLAHNGECAACAEFARCGGGCRASAATATGDLMAVNPQLCRQYKAGK from the coding sequence ATGCGCTACGCCAGATTGAAAAACGAATGGCTGTTGCGAGGCTGGGCGGACGAGCCCCATGCCCTGCTTAATTCCAAGAACGGTGACTGCCGCCACCTGTCGGCGCAGATGTTTCTCCTCGCCCAGGCCTGCGACGGGCGGACCGACCTCGACGCTGCCGGCGGCTTCATAGAGAGGGAAGTTTTCCTGGACAAGCTGATCGCGGCCGGCATGGCCGAAGAATGCGGCCAGGGGGAGGAAATACTGCCTCATCAGAAATTCCGCAAAGCGGACAATCCTTATCTGCGCACCGTCCACTGGCTGATAACCGGGTTGTGCAACCTCAAATGCCGGCATTGCTATTTGGAATCCCCCGCCGGAACCTATGGCGAACTCCCCTTGCCTGACATGCTCCGCATCATCGGCAAACTGGCCGAAGCCAACGTCCACCAAGTGCATCTGACGGGCGGCGAGCCCTTACTGCGCCCGGACCTGCCGGACATCCTGGCCGCATTGGCCGACAGGCAGATTACCGTAACCCATCTTTCCACCAACGGCGTGCTCGTCACCGACAAAGCGCTGCAAGGCATAAAAAAACTGGGCTTCCTGCCCAATGTGCAGATCAGCTTTGACGGCTGCGGCGCTCACGACGCCATGCGCGGCGTCCCTGGCGCCGAACGGGCCGCCGTACGGGCCATCCGGCGCCTGCGGCAGCACGGTTTCGCCGTCGCCGTCGCCACCGTCGTCGACCTGACCAACGCCGGATCGCTGCCGGAAACCTACGCCTTGATGACCCAGCTGGACATTCAGGCCTGGCGGGTCGGCCTGCCGGAAAGAATCGGCAACTGGCGGGACAGTGCGACGAACATCGGCTGGGAAGAAGTATCGGCAGCCTACGCGGCGGTCGCGGAGCGCTGGTCGGCCGACGGACGGCCTTTCGAACTGAAAATCGGCGGGTACGACTGCACCGGGGAACGCGAGGATTTCGCAGCCTACGAGCCGGAGAGCTACGACTGCATGTCCTGCCGGCTGACGCCGACGCTGCTGCCGGACGGTACGATGATACCCTGTCCGGGGTACATTGACATTATCGACAAAAAAAAGATGCCGAACATTCTGCGCCAATCATTCGCGGCGGCATTGTCGTCACCGGCTCTGCGGGCGATCACCGATATCAAGAAAAAGGATGTTCTTGCCCATAACGGCGAATGCGCCGCCTGCGCCGAATTCGCCCGCTGCGGCGGCGGCTGCCGCGCCAGCGCGGCCACGGCGACCGGCGATCTCATGGCCGTCAATCCGCAATTATGCCGGCAGTACAAAGCCGGCAAATAA
- a CDS encoding amino acid ABC transporter substrate-binding protein: MKKWIALAIVAVLMITLLAGCGAPAKKKIVVGLDDHFPPMGFRDDKNNIVGFDVDMAKEAAKRLGMEVEFKPIDWNSKEAELNGKRIDMLWNGLTITEKRKENILFSNAYMENKQIIVVAANSPLKTKASLAGKVVGVQDGSSSIEAVEKEAAVAKSFKELKKYPDNVAALMDLKAGRIDALVVDEIVGRYYIAKKAGDYAVLSENFGSEEYGVGLRKDDKDLQAKLQKALDDMKKDGTSAKISQQWFGANIVK, from the coding sequence ATGAAAAAATGGATAGCCCTGGCAATCGTCGCCGTACTGATGATAACGCTGCTCGCCGGCTGCGGCGCGCCTGCGAAGAAGAAGATCGTGGTCGGCCTTGACGACCATTTCCCGCCGATGGGGTTCCGCGACGACAAGAACAATATCGTGGGCTTCGACGTCGATATGGCCAAGGAAGCCGCCAAACGGCTGGGCATGGAGGTCGAGTTCAAGCCGATCGACTGGAACAGCAAGGAGGCCGAGCTTAACGGCAAACGGATCGATATGCTGTGGAACGGTCTGACGATCACCGAGAAGCGCAAGGAGAATATCCTGTTCTCGAACGCTTATATGGAGAACAAGCAGATTATCGTGGTGGCCGCGAATTCGCCGCTGAAGACGAAGGCCAGCCTGGCCGGCAAGGTGGTCGGCGTGCAGGACGGCAGCAGCAGCATCGAGGCGGTGGAGAAGGAGGCGGCGGTGGCCAAGTCCTTCAAGGAGCTGAAGAAGTATCCCGACAATGTGGCGGCGCTGATGGATCTTAAGGCGGGCCGCATCGACGCCCTGGTGGTTGACGAGATCGTCGGCCGCTACTACATCGCCAAGAAGGCGGGCGATTACGCCGTGCTGAGCGAGAACTTCGGCTCGGAGGAATACGGCGTGGGGCTGCGCAAGGACGACAAGGACCTGCAGGCGAAGCTGCAGAAGGCTCTCGACGATATGAAGAAGGACGGCACTTCGGCCAAGATCTCCCAGCAGTGGTTCGGGGCCAATATCGTTAAGTAA
- a CDS encoding amino acid ABC transporter ATP-binding protein — MQCMTSNDGHMIEMTGIHKSFGALAVLRGVSLAVARGEVVAIIGPSGSGKSTLLRCLCRLEAIDRGSIAVEGETLATEEPDGRSRYAADAEARRICRKMGMVFQHFNLFPHLTVLDNLLEAPLTVKGLARAAILPEAEALLRKVGLWDKRDTYPSRLSGGQKQRVAIARALAMKPDIMLFDEPTSALDPELTGEVLKAMRQLAEEHMTMVVVTHEMAFAREVAHRVIFMDEGEIVEEGTPEEVFGRPRLERTRAFLGSAL, encoded by the coding sequence ATGCAGTGTATGACGAGTAACGATGGGCATATGATCGAGATGACCGGCATCCATAAGAGCTTCGGGGCGCTGGCGGTGCTCAGGGGCGTGTCGCTGGCGGTGGCGAGGGGCGAGGTGGTGGCTATCATCGGCCCGTCGGGGTCGGGGAAGAGCACGCTGCTGCGCTGCCTGTGCCGGCTGGAGGCGATCGACCGCGGGAGCATCGCGGTGGAGGGCGAGACGCTGGCGACCGAGGAGCCGGACGGCCGCAGCCGCTATGCGGCCGACGCAGAGGCGCGGCGCATCTGCCGCAAGATGGGGATGGTGTTCCAGCATTTCAACCTTTTCCCGCATCTGACGGTGCTGGATAACCTGCTGGAGGCGCCGCTGACGGTGAAGGGCCTGGCGCGGGCCGCTATCCTCCCCGAGGCGGAGGCGCTGCTCCGCAAGGTGGGGCTGTGGGACAAGCGCGACACTTACCCTTCCCGCCTGTCGGGCGGCCAGAAGCAGCGGGTGGCGATCGCCCGCGCTCTGGCGATGAAGCCTGATATCATGCTGTTCGACGAGCCGACGTCGGCCCTCGACCCGGAGCTGACCGGCGAGGTGCTGAAGGCGATGCGCCAGTTGGCGGAGGAGCATATGACGATGGTGGTCGTGACCCACGAGATGGCGTTCGCCCGCGAGGTGGCCCACCGGGTGATCTTTATGGACGAGGGCGAGATCGTCGAGGAGGGCACGCCGGAGGAGGTCTTCGGCCGCCCCCGGCTGGAACGGACGAGAGCGTTCTTGGGCAGCGCGCTGTAA
- a CDS encoding ABC-F family ATP-binding cassette domain-containing protein: protein MGSLYADQLSKSFGIDTIFDNIGFEIQSGEKVGLIGANGAGKTTLMRCLLGLEPLDKGQVRLSPGATIGYVRQQTVASRETVYAYLEDAYADVLECQRRFQDVERRMAAEKDENELARLMKAYAADIEYFERAGGYHYASDIRRVAFGLGFADEDMARPVATLSGGQQTRLNLAKALCRKPDFLFLDEPTNHLDIAMVEWLEEFLQGYAGSVFIISHDRYFLDNTVSRIFDLQSERLVAYSGNYSRYLEQKAMNDAALLSAYEKQQRQIAKTEEYIRRYKAGIKSKQARGRQSQLSRLERIELMRQDKVLAFDLPAPAECADRVAELIDVTAGYGDRTVFARQSLLVRRGEAVALVGPNGAGKTTLLKLLTGELDPREGRVKKGSRVHIGYFAQQHETLSGHSTLLDEIVHGFGMGEERARGLLGHFLFCGDDVFKQVGDLSGGEKARLALLKLMLSGANVLLLDEPTNHLDIAAKEAVETALAVFPGTIVAVSHDRYFLDRVADRVVELDDGRLTEYLGNYSFYRQQKLLAARQAAGEKQRAAATKPAASSPAPKKRPSDAAKAARRLEEEIAGLEVELAACEAALNDPATHGDPATSRRAAERYAACKEALDAKYGEWLVLTEQP, encoded by the coding sequence ATGGGCTCTCTATACGCAGACCAGCTGAGCAAATCGTTCGGCATCGACACCATCTTCGACAACATCGGCTTCGAAATACAAAGCGGCGAAAAAGTCGGCCTCATCGGCGCCAACGGCGCCGGCAAAACCACCCTCATGCGCTGCCTCCTCGGCCTGGAGCCCCTCGACAAGGGCCAGGTCCGCCTCAGCCCCGGCGCCACAATCGGCTATGTCCGGCAGCAGACCGTCGCCAGCCGCGAAACCGTCTACGCCTACCTCGAAGACGCCTACGCCGACGTCCTCGAATGCCAGCGGCGCTTCCAGGACGTGGAGCGGCGGATGGCGGCCGAAAAAGACGAAAACGAACTCGCCCGCCTCATGAAAGCCTACGCCGCCGACATCGAATACTTCGAGCGCGCCGGCGGCTACCACTACGCCAGCGACATCCGCCGCGTCGCCTTCGGCCTCGGCTTCGCCGACGAAGACATGGCCCGCCCGGTCGCCACCCTCTCCGGCGGCCAGCAGACCCGCCTCAACCTCGCCAAAGCCCTGTGCCGCAAACCCGACTTCCTCTTTCTCGACGAACCCACCAACCACCTCGACATCGCCATGGTCGAATGGCTCGAGGAATTCCTCCAGGGCTACGCCGGCAGCGTCTTCATCATCTCCCACGACCGCTACTTCCTCGACAACACCGTCAGCCGCATCTTCGACCTCCAGAGCGAGCGGCTCGTCGCCTACAGCGGCAACTACAGCCGCTACCTCGAACAAAAAGCCATGAACGACGCCGCCCTCCTCAGCGCCTACGAAAAACAGCAGCGCCAGATCGCCAAAACCGAGGAATACATCCGCCGCTACAAAGCAGGCATAAAATCCAAGCAGGCCCGCGGCCGCCAGTCGCAGCTCAGCCGCCTGGAGCGCATCGAACTCATGCGCCAGGACAAAGTGCTCGCCTTCGACCTGCCCGCCCCGGCCGAATGCGCCGACCGCGTCGCCGAACTCATCGACGTCACCGCCGGCTACGGCGACAGGACAGTCTTCGCGCGTCAGTCGCTGCTCGTCAGAAGGGGAGAGGCCGTCGCCCTCGTCGGCCCCAACGGCGCCGGCAAAACCACCCTCCTCAAACTGCTCACCGGCGAACTCGACCCCCGCGAAGGCCGGGTCAAGAAAGGCAGCCGCGTCCACATCGGCTACTTCGCCCAGCAGCACGAAACTTTAAGCGGCCACAGCACCCTCCTCGACGAAATCGTCCACGGCTTCGGCATGGGGGAGGAGAGGGCCCGCGGTCTGCTCGGCCACTTCCTCTTCTGCGGCGACGACGTCTTCAAACAGGTCGGCGACCTCAGCGGCGGCGAAAAAGCCCGCCTCGCCCTCCTCAAGCTCATGCTCTCCGGAGCCAACGTCCTCCTCCTCGACGAACCCACCAACCACCTCGACATCGCCGCCAAAGAAGCCGTCGAAACCGCCCTCGCCGTCTTCCCCGGCACAATTGTCGCCGTCTCCCACGACCGCTACTTCCTCGACCGGGTCGCCGACCGCGTCGTCGAGCTCGACGACGGCCGCCTCACCGAATACCTCGGCAACTACAGCTTCTACCGCCAACAGAAACTGCTCGCCGCCCGCCAGGCCGCCGGCGAAAAACAGCGTGCGGCCGCCACCAAACCCGCCGCCTCCTCGCCTGCGCCGAAAAAGCGTCCCTCCGACGCCGCCAAAGCGGCCCGCAGGCTCGAAGAAGAAATCGCCGGCCTCGAAGTCGAGCTCGCCGCCTGCGAAGCAGCGCTCAACGACCCCGCCACCCATGGCGACCCCGCAACCTCCCGCCGGGCCGCCGAACGCTACGCCGCCTGCAAGGAAGCCCTCGACGCCAAATACGGCGAATGGCTCGTACTAACCGAACAACCGTAA
- a CDS encoding Nif11-like leader peptide family RiPP precursor, which translates to MSAESAKAFLAKMKTDEKFAQEVLLHKEFDKLAEAAKAAGFSFTKEEFKAACGDLAEGDLDKVTGGANSIRCCHSGWWFANW; encoded by the coding sequence ATGAGCGCGGAATCAGCCAAAGCGTTTCTGGCGAAAATGAAAACCGACGAAAAGTTCGCCCAAGAGGTTCTCCTGCACAAAGAGTTCGACAAGCTGGCGGAAGCAGCCAAGGCCGCAGGGTTTAGTTTCACTAAGGAGGAATTCAAAGCAGCCTGCGGCGATCTGGCGGAAGGTGACCTCGATAAGGTGACCGGCGGGGCCAATTCGATCCGTTGCTGCCATTCCGGCTGGTGGTTCGCCAATTGGTAA
- a CDS encoding amino acid ABC transporter permease yields the protein MDYILSLIGPMVDGTAVTLQMFFVTIVLSLPLGLGLAMARISRFAALSGAVGVYIWLMRGTPLMLQLLFVYYGLPFIPYIGVTLPEFPAAACAFVLNYAAYFAEIFRAGIQSIERGQYEGAKVLGMTYPQTMRRVILPQVIKRVLPPVSNETITLVKDTSLIYVLAMNDLLRVTRSIVQRDFDLTPFAVAAVFYLAMTFALTWMFEKMEKRYAVYDE from the coding sequence ATGGATTATATCCTTTCCCTCATCGGGCCGATGGTAGACGGCACGGCGGTGACGCTGCAGATGTTTTTCGTCACGATCGTGCTGTCGCTGCCGCTAGGGCTGGGGCTGGCGATGGCGCGCATCTCGCGCTTTGCGGCGCTGTCCGGCGCTGTGGGCGTGTATATCTGGCTGATGCGCGGCACGCCGCTGATGCTGCAGCTGCTGTTCGTGTACTACGGCCTGCCGTTTATCCCGTATATCGGGGTGACGCTGCCCGAGTTCCCGGCGGCGGCCTGCGCTTTCGTGCTGAATTACGCCGCGTATTTCGCGGAGATTTTCCGGGCGGGCATCCAGTCGATCGAGCGCGGGCAGTACGAGGGCGCGAAGGTGCTGGGGATGACGTACCCCCAGACGATGCGGCGCGTGATCCTGCCGCAGGTGATCAAAAGGGTGCTGCCGCCGGTGAGCAACGAGACGATAACGCTGGTGAAGGATACGTCGCTTATTTATGTGCTGGCGATGAACGATCTGCTGCGGGTGACGCGCTCGATCGTGCAGCGGGATTTCGACCTGACGCCGTTCGCGGTGGCGGCGGTTTTCTACCTGGCGATGACGTTCGCGCTGACCTGGATGTTCGAAAAAATGGAAAAGCGGTATGCAGTGTATGACGAGTAA
- a CDS encoding amidohydrolase, translating into MHKTIAALAAKHHPAVVALRRHFRAHPELGGQEFATQAKIIETLAALGLAPVPIAGTGVIADIKGATGGKTVALRADIDALPLKDECGQPYASAVAGVAHACGHDGHTAALLGAAMVLAALRDEFSGAVRLLFQPSEEVLPGGSLAMIAGGALDGVDHILGAHLWPTAPLGKMLTARGRMMASADAFRIAIHGKGGHGSMPHRAVSPILVGAEIVAALSAIVGSAIDPAETVVLSVGSFQSGEAENIIPDKAAIKGTLRCFDGQLRYDVLGRIENICRCSGEAHGAAVTVEKVIGYPPLVNDPAVAGQVLAAGGEVLGANGVEETPPVLASEDFSHYLAKVPGAFMFIGAAPAGRDVYPLHHPKFDFDEKALAYMTEIMAGAALRLLRP; encoded by the coding sequence ATGCACAAGACAATCGCCGCCCTCGCCGCCAAGCACCACCCCGCCGTCGTCGCCCTGCGCCGTCACTTCCGGGCCCACCCCGAGCTGGGCGGCCAGGAATTCGCCACCCAGGCGAAAATCATCGAGACCCTCGCCGCTCTCGGCCTCGCGCCCGTCCCGATCGCCGGCACCGGCGTCATCGCCGACATAAAAGGCGCGACCGGCGGCAAAACCGTCGCCCTCCGCGCCGACATCGACGCCCTGCCGCTTAAAGACGAATGCGGCCAGCCGTACGCCTCCGCCGTCGCCGGCGTCGCCCACGCCTGCGGCCACGACGGCCACACCGCCGCCCTCCTCGGGGCGGCCATGGTCCTCGCCGCCCTCAGGGACGAATTCAGCGGCGCCGTCCGCCTGCTCTTCCAGCCCAGCGAGGAAGTGCTGCCCGGCGGCTCGCTCGCCATGATCGCGGGCGGAGCGCTTGACGGTGTCGACCACATCCTCGGCGCCCACCTGTGGCCGACCGCGCCCCTGGGCAAAATGCTCACCGCCCGCGGCCGGATGATGGCCTCGGCCGACGCCTTCCGCATCGCCATCCACGGCAAGGGCGGCCACGGCTCGATGCCCCACCGCGCCGTCAGCCCCATCCTCGTCGGCGCCGAAATCGTCGCCGCCCTAAGCGCCATCGTCGGCAGCGCCATCGACCCGGCGGAAACCGTCGTCCTTTCCGTCGGCTCCTTCCAGAGCGGCGAAGCGGAAAACATCATCCCCGACAAAGCCGCGATCAAAGGCACGCTCCGATGCTTCGACGGGCAGCTGCGGTACGACGTTCTGGGCCGCATCGAAAATATCTGCCGGTGCAGCGGCGAAGCCCACGGCGCCGCCGTCACGGTCGAAAAAGTCATCGGCTACCCGCCCCTCGTCAACGACCCTGCCGTCGCCGGGCAGGTCCTGGCGGCCGGCGGCGAAGTCCTCGGCGCGAACGGGGTGGAGGAGACGCCCCCCGTGCTGGCCAGCGAAGACTTTTCCCACTACCTCGCAAAAGTGCCGGGCGCGTTCATGTTCATCGGCGCCGCCCCGGCCGGTCGGGACGTCTATCCCCTTCACCACCCCAAATTCGACTTCGACGAAAAAGCCCTCGCCTACATGACCGAAATAATGGCCGGGGCCGCCCTCAGACTGCTCCGCCCGTAA